The Toxotes jaculatrix isolate fToxJac2 chromosome 17, fToxJac2.pri, whole genome shotgun sequence genomic interval gcttttttttccccctaccAACAGTCCCGTCCGCGAAGAATAAGAgtatgagaaacacacacacacatacacacatacaacacatttCTGTGAGTTTTCAGTCCAGGTCTATGGATATACAGCGGCACTGTTTGACGCGTTGGATGCGTTTCTTCTTGGTGGGTGGCTGCTGGTCCGGACAGTTCAAAGTAAAAGTCATGGTGGTAAAGCGCTTCGGCTTGCAAAACGAACAGGACTGGAAGGCCCCCTCCTCCCTGCGGATATGCCTGGGGATGTAGAAGGAGTTGCACTGTCCGTAACAGAAGCGGTTGATGATGGTGCGGCTGACGCAGCCCTCCTCATGGATGGTCTGTTTGAGCGGCTGCGTCTTGCACCAGTCCCGTTTCAAATACTGGCGCTCCGTCACATGTAAAGCTTCCTGGCTGGACTCCAGCACCTCGTCGGCGGGTGAGGATGAGCCCTGCCTCTGCCGGGACCCGGAGCCCGCCTGCGGAGGCTGCGGTTGCTGCTCCGATTCGTTTGGGTTATTTTTGTCAGGATGAGGAATGGCGCCTTGTGAACCTCGATTTCTTTTTGAATCCACGGGAGAGGATAGCAACCCAATGATGAAAACCATACTGCAAAAGATACGCGTCGAGTTGGCCATCCttggggagaagaagaaaataattcaTCACCTACACCGTTTCAACTCTGGACGGGTTAGGCACAGCTGTCAAAGCTTTTACGCTGCGTAAAAGCGCACAGATAGGGCtcgcctttctttctttctttttctttttctttctctctttttaaaccACATgcaaaacagagctgaagtacaaaaacaaaatcagcgTAAAGTTGAATTACTTCACTCTGAATATGTGAATTATAAATATATGATTACAATCATGCTCACACGCTCAAAGCTACAGGCTATCCATTATGCAAAAGAATGCAACCACATTTAGCCAGAGCAAAAGCTTCTTCATGTGTTTAATAAACCATCTGCGcatccacacatgcacagcagcGGATAACAGGCCTGCCgtttttcatttccataatCAATTCAACAAACCATAATCAATACAactaaataaagttttttttgtttttttttgtttttttttaagtaagccGCGTGGATGTTCCCATCAGAAATGGTGCAAATTCACTCACCTGTTCGAGCCTCCACTGCAAAGCGCAATGATCTGATCCTGTCAGTCTTCTAAGGCACCTTCCGAGGCGATAGGCACCTACTGCTGTCGACTGTACACTGGTGGTGGGACTATGGATGGGTGGGAGACTAACCGCTCCATAGACAGGGGCCAGGGGGGTTTAATACAAATTGCTCCAGCGCCGGACTGTCTCCCTTTTAAATGTCTGCCAGCTGAGATGTGCACAACAGTTCCCCTCTACATTATTGGCTAAGCACGATGTAGACAAAATCAAAACTATCC includes:
- the grem1b gene encoding gremlin-1, encoding MANSTRIFCSMVFIIGLLSSPVDSKRNRGSQGAIPHPDKNNPNESEQQPQPPQAGSGSRQRQGSSSPADEVLESSQEALHVTERQYLKRDWCKTQPLKQTIHEEGCVSRTIINRFCYGQCNSFYIPRHIRREEGAFQSCSFCKPKRFTTMTFTLNCPDQQPPTKKKRIQRVKQCRCISIDLD